Proteins found in one Mustela lutreola isolate mMusLut2 chromosome 12, mMusLut2.pri, whole genome shotgun sequence genomic segment:
- the LOC131812030 gene encoding N-acetyllactosaminide alpha-1,3-galactosyltransferase-like: MKYGRKIIQLLLLLLFLWALHRWYHFSTKKLQQIYQCWSVDTQSKELKLSDWFSPSESMNLTTTNWSAPVVWDGTFDKEILEKYYEKHKITVGLTVFAVGRYIDHYLKKFMFSADKFFMVGHKVIIYVLIDDFSRMPWIQLSRLRSIKVFKIKREKRWQDISMMRMKSISEHVEDHIQYEVDFLFCMDVDQVFIRKYGLETLGQSVAQLHAYWYKEDPIGVPYERSKLSEAYIPFGMGDFYYHAAVFGGTPIQVLNIARECLKGIMNDKKNSIEAVWHDESHLNKYFFLHKPTKVLSPEYCWAFSKADVPFIHNIKLYWAKKDYKNLRVTV; this comes from the exons ATGAagtatggaagaaaaataattcagttgTTATTACTTTTATTGTTTCTATGGGCTTTGCACAGATGGTATCAtttcag CACAAAGAAACTACAGCAGATATACCAGTGCTG GTCTGTGGATACTCAGTCAAAAGAATTAAAGCTATCAGACTGGTTTTCTCCCAG TGAATCCATGAACCTGACTACCACCAACTGGTCAGCTCCAGTTGTGTGGGATGGCACTTTTGATAAAGAAATATTGGAAAAGTattatgaaaaacataaaattactgTGGGATTGACTGTATTTGCTGTAGGAAG ATACATTGACCACTATTTGAAGAAATTTATGTTCTCTGCAGATAAGTTTTTCATGGTTGGCCATAAAGTCATAATTTATGTCCTGATAGATGACTTCTCCAGAATGCCTTGGATACAGCTGAGTCGCCTCCGTTCGATCAAAGTGTTTAAAATCAAGCGAGAGAAGCGATGGCAAGATATCAGTATGATGCGCATGAAGTCTATCAGTGAACACGTTGAAGACCATATCCAATATGAAGTTGATTTTCTCTTCTGCATGGACGTGGATCAAGTTTTCATCAGGAAGTATGGATTGGAGACTCTGGGGCAGTCAGTAGCTCAGCTACATGCTTACTGGTATAAGGAAGACCCTATAGGAGTGCCATATGAAAGAAGTAAGTTATCAGAAGCATATATACCTTTTGGTATGGGAGATTTTTATTACCATGCTGCTGTATTTGGTGGCACGCCCATTCAAGTTCTCAATATTGCCAGGGAGTGCTTAAAAGGAATCATGAACGACAAGAAAAACAGCATTGAAGCAGTTTGGCATGATGAAAGTCACTTAAACAAGTATTTCTTTCTCCACAAACCCACTAAAGTCTTATCACCGGAATATTGCTGGGCTTTTTCTAAAGCGGATGTTCCTTTTATTCACAACATCAAACTCTACTGGgctaaaaaggattataaaaatcTTAGGGTCACAGTGTAA